One window of bacterium genomic DNA carries:
- a CDS encoding ABC transporter permease, with protein MTSSPEPGTDTGSEPVDVTASRTVRWRWLRSYPARRVLQGLITLFVVATFNFWLFRMLPGDPARLIARESRLSPEAFEQLRESFGLNEPAWSQYLTYLTKIVRFDTGISFKARMPVTDLLKPALTNTLILTGAALVLIFVFGLAFGIVAGWRRGTRTDTSLTLTALTLWSLPTFWVGLMLVLLFSISLGLLPVAGIRSVAAIYRTPFDEVRDVLEHLVLPAATIAIVSVGSIALIMRNSLAEVADEDYMLAARARGLRPRTILWRYGVRNAFLPTFTLMALTLGLLMAGTIQTEVVFSWPGLGLLMYEAVQDRDLPVLEAAFFVIAVIVVIATTIADLFYSRLDPRIRSS; from the coding sequence GTGACATCGTCACCTGAGCCGGGGACGGACACCGGCTCGGAACCGGTCGACGTCACGGCCTCGCGGACGGTTCGTTGGCGGTGGCTGCGCAGCTACCCGGCACGCCGCGTGCTGCAGGGGCTCATCACGCTGTTCGTGGTCGCCACCTTCAACTTCTGGCTCTTCCGGATGCTCCCCGGTGACCCGGCCCGGCTGATCGCCCGTGAGAGCCGGCTGAGCCCGGAGGCGTTCGAGCAGCTGCGGGAGTCGTTCGGCCTCAACGAACCGGCTTGGTCGCAGTACCTGACGTATCTCACCAAGATCGTCCGGTTCGACACGGGTATCTCGTTCAAGGCTCGCATGCCGGTGACCGACCTGCTGAAGCCCGCCCTCACCAACACGCTGATCCTGACCGGAGCCGCGCTGGTGCTGATATTCGTGTTCGGCCTGGCCTTCGGCATCGTCGCCGGCTGGCGGAGGGGAACCCGGACGGACACGTCCCTGACGCTGACCGCGTTGACGCTGTGGAGCCTTCCCACCTTCTGGGTCGGTCTGATGCTGGTGCTGCTTTTCAGCATCAGCCTCGGCCTGCTTCCAGTGGCCGGGATACGGTCGGTAGCGGCCATCTACCGGACCCCCTTCGACGAGGTACGGGACGTGCTGGAACACCTGGTGCTTCCCGCCGCCACCATCGCCATCGTCAGCGTGGGCTCGATCGCGCTCATCATGCGGAACTCGCTGGCCGAGGTGGCGGACGAGGACTACATGCTGGCGGCCCGGGCCCGGGGCCTGCGGCCACGGACCATCCTGTGGCGCTACGGCGTGCGAAACGCCTTCCTGCCCACGTTCACACTCATGGCCCTCACGCTGGGCCTGCTCATGGCGGGAACCATCCAGACCGAGGTGGTCTTCTCGTGGCCTGGTCTGGGGCTGCTCATGTACGAGGCGGTCCAGGACCGCGATCTGCCGGTGTTGGAGGCGGCCTTCTTCGTGATCGCGGTCATCGTGGTGATCGCCACCACCATCGCCGACCTGTTCTACTCACGCCTCGACCCGCGGATCAGGTCGTCATGA